One part of the Xylanimonas allomyrinae genome encodes these proteins:
- a CDS encoding (Fe-S)-binding protein: MRVALFATCYNDTVWPQTPQAVVTVLERLGCTVEFPLGQTCCGQMLTNTGYGREALPLVERFADVFEGYDAVVAPSGSCVGSVRHQHATVARRCGQHALAERATARARTVFELSEFLVDVLGVTDVGAAFPHRVTYHPTCHSLRMLGVGDRPLRLLRAVRGIDLVELPAAEECCGFGGTFAVKNAAVSVAMGADKARHVRETGAEVLVAGDNSCLAHIGGLLGRQRAGVRVMHLAEVLAATEEVAA, encoded by the coding sequence ATGCGCGTCGCCCTGTTCGCCACCTGCTACAACGACACGGTGTGGCCGCAGACGCCCCAGGCCGTGGTGACCGTGCTCGAGCGCCTCGGCTGCACCGTCGAGTTCCCGCTCGGTCAGACGTGCTGCGGCCAGATGCTCACCAACACCGGGTACGGCCGCGAGGCGCTGCCCCTGGTCGAGCGGTTCGCGGACGTGTTCGAGGGGTACGACGCCGTCGTGGCGCCGTCGGGCTCGTGCGTCGGCTCGGTGCGCCACCAGCACGCGACCGTGGCACGCCGGTGCGGTCAGCACGCGCTCGCCGAGCGCGCGACGGCGCGGGCCCGCACCGTCTTCGAGCTCAGCGAGTTCCTGGTCGACGTGCTCGGCGTGACCGACGTCGGGGCGGCGTTCCCGCACCGCGTCACCTACCACCCGACGTGCCACTCGCTGCGCATGCTGGGCGTGGGCGACCGGCCGCTGCGGCTGCTGCGGGCCGTGCGGGGCATCGACCTCGTCGAGCTGCCGGCGGCCGAGGAGTGCTGCGGGTTCGGCGGGACGTTCGCCGTCAAGAACGCCGCGGTGTCGGTCGCGATGGGCGCCGACAAGGCCCGGCACGTGCGCGAGACCGGCGCGGAGGTGCTGGTCGCGGGCGACAACTCCTGCCTGGCCCACATCGGCGGGCTGCTCGGCCGCCAGCGCGCCGGGGTACGCGTCATGCACCTGGCCGAGGTGCTGGCCGCCACCGAGGAGGTGGCCGCGTGA
- a CDS encoding LutB/LldF family L-lactate oxidation iron-sulfur protein translates to MPAFPTAARRALDDAQLRRNLHHATHTIRAKRARAVAEVDQWERLRSNGAAIKDHTLTHLDTYLTQLEESLTRAGASVHWARDAEEANRIVTGLVRATGTDEVVKVKSMATQEIELNQALEQAGIRAWETDLAELIVQLGHDQPSHILVPAIHRNRAEIREIFLREMGQVGVGAPADLTSEPARLAEAARGHLREKFLRAKVAVCGANFAVAQTGTLVVVESEGNGRMCLTLPETLIAVVGIEKVVPTFADLDVFLQLLPRSSTGERMNPYTSMWTGVTPGDGPQAVHVVLLDNGRTDALADDLGRQALRCIRCSACLNVCPVYERVGGHAYGSVYPGPIGAVLNPLIRGTTSAVDRALPSASSLCGACFDACPVRIEIPDLLVRLRTRVVDEKRGGLPTPEALAMKATAWTLASPARLEGAQRVSALAGRALRGRERIGRLPGPLAAWSDARDAPVPAPETFRSWWKRERGER, encoded by the coding sequence ATGCCGGCGTTCCCCACGGCCGCGCGGCGGGCCCTCGACGACGCCCAGCTACGCCGCAACCTGCACCACGCCACGCACACCATCCGCGCGAAGCGGGCCCGCGCCGTCGCCGAGGTCGACCAGTGGGAGCGGCTGCGCAGCAACGGCGCGGCGATCAAGGACCACACGCTCACCCACCTCGACACCTACCTCACCCAGCTCGAGGAGTCGCTGACGCGAGCCGGGGCGAGCGTGCACTGGGCGCGCGACGCCGAGGAGGCCAACCGGATCGTGACGGGCCTGGTCCGCGCCACGGGCACCGACGAGGTCGTCAAGGTCAAGTCGATGGCGACGCAGGAGATCGAGCTCAACCAGGCGCTCGAGCAGGCCGGGATCCGGGCGTGGGAGACGGACCTGGCCGAGCTCATCGTGCAGCTCGGCCACGACCAGCCCAGCCACATCCTCGTCCCGGCGATCCACCGCAACCGGGCCGAGATCCGCGAGATCTTCCTGCGCGAGATGGGCCAGGTCGGGGTGGGCGCACCCGCCGACCTGACGTCCGAGCCCGCCCGGCTCGCCGAGGCCGCGCGGGGCCACCTGCGCGAGAAGTTCCTGCGGGCGAAGGTCGCGGTGTGCGGGGCGAACTTCGCCGTGGCGCAGACCGGCACGCTCGTCGTCGTGGAGTCCGAGGGCAACGGGCGCATGTGCCTCACGCTGCCCGAGACGCTCATCGCCGTCGTCGGCATCGAGAAGGTGGTGCCCACGTTCGCCGACCTCGACGTGTTCCTCCAGCTCCTGCCGCGCAGCTCGACCGGGGAACGCATGAACCCGTACACCTCGATGTGGACGGGGGTCACGCCCGGCGACGGCCCGCAGGCCGTCCACGTCGTGCTGCTCGACAACGGCCGCACCGACGCGCTCGCCGACGACCTCGGGCGCCAGGCGCTGCGGTGCATCCGCTGCTCGGCGTGCCTCAACGTCTGCCCCGTGTACGAACGGGTGGGCGGGCACGCCTACGGCTCGGTGTACCCCGGGCCGATCGGCGCCGTGCTCAACCCCCTGATCCGCGGCACGACGTCGGCGGTGGACAGGGCGCTGCCCTCGGCGTCGTCGCTGTGCGGCGCCTGCTTCGACGCCTGCCCGGTGCGGATCGAGATCCCCGACCTACTGGTGCGGCTGCGCACCCGCGTGGTAGACGAGAAGCGTGGCGGCCTGCCGACCCCTGAGGCGCTGGCGATGAAGGCTACGGCCTGGACCCTCGCGTCGCCCGCGCGCCTGGAGGGCGCCCAGCGAGTGAGCGCGCTCGCCGGGCGTGCGCTGCGCGGGCGCGAGCGGATCGGCAGGCTGCCCGGACCACTGGCCGCCTGGAGCGACGCGCGCGACGCGCCCGTGCCGGCTCCCGAGACGTTCCGGTCGTGGTGGAAGCGCGAGAGGGGCGAGCGATGA
- a CDS encoding LutC/YkgG family protein, which produces MSARDDVLGRVRAALRTADRLPAPDRSDGAGDDTGDDTGDDAVAGAADVAALFTARVEDYRATVVRVAPADVAAAVRDALGAARRVVVPPGLPPAWLGDVAADVDDDADAAALDRVDAVVTGATLGIAVTGTIVLDHGPGQGRRALSLVPDLHVCVVREADLVPDVPEAVARLAAPVRAGRPLTWISGPSATSDIELERVEGVHGPRTLRVVLIK; this is translated from the coding sequence ATGAGCGCGCGCGACGACGTCCTGGGCCGGGTGCGGGCGGCACTGCGCACCGCGGACCGACTGCCGGCGCCCGACCGGAGTGACGGCGCGGGAGACGACACGGGAGACGACACGGGAGACGACGCGGTCGCGGGCGCGGCCGACGTCGCCGCGCTGTTCACCGCGCGGGTCGAGGACTACCGCGCGACCGTCGTCCGCGTGGCTCCCGCCGACGTCGCGGCGGCCGTGCGGGACGCGCTCGGGGCGGCGCGGCGCGTCGTCGTGCCGCCGGGCCTGCCGCCCGCATGGCTGGGGGACGTCGCTGCCGACGTCGACGACGACGCCGACGCCGCCGCGCTCGACCGCGTCGACGCGGTCGTCACGGGCGCGACGCTGGGCATCGCAGTGACGGGCACGATCGTGCTCGACCACGGGCCGGGCCAGGGGCGGCGCGCGCTGAGCCTGGTGCCCGACCTGCACGTGTGCGTGGTGCGCGAGGCCGATCTGGTGCCGGACGTCCCCGAGGCCGTCGCCCGCCTGGCGGCGCCCGTGCGCGCGGGGCGCCCGCTGACGTGGATCAGCGGGCCGTCCGCGACGAGCGACATCGAGCTGGAGCGTGTCGAGGGAGTGCACGGGCCGCGCACCCTGCGCGTCGTCCTGATAAAGTGA
- a CDS encoding SPFH domain-containing protein codes for MSDISVAAHPVGHQGVRVDVDERPAWTLGTGPAAAALLLALGGLVLAVVLWVRADADGSAALGSLGAVVFLAALVLCSGITVISPGSTRVVQFFGRYVGTIRHTGLLYTVPLSLRRRVSVRVRNFETSELKVNDADGNPINIAAIVVWQVADTAKAVFGVEDYQDFVRVQSESALRHMAMAHPYDEPEAGESSLRGATDVVSGEIAAEVAARIGLAGVEVIEARISNLAYAPEIAQAMLQRQQAGAIIAARHRIVEGAVSMVEDALARLERDSVVTLDDERRATMVSNLLVVLCGDSRVSPVINTGSLYQ; via the coding sequence ATGTCCGACATCAGCGTTGCCGCCCACCCCGTAGGCCACCAGGGCGTGCGCGTCGACGTCGACGAGCGCCCCGCCTGGACGCTCGGCACCGGCCCGGCCGCCGCGGCCCTCCTCCTGGCCCTCGGCGGCCTCGTGCTGGCCGTCGTCCTGTGGGTCCGCGCCGACGCCGACGGCAGCGCGGCGCTCGGCTCGCTCGGCGCCGTCGTCTTCCTGGCCGCCCTCGTGCTGTGCTCCGGGATCACCGTCATCAGCCCGGGCAGCACCCGCGTCGTGCAGTTCTTCGGCAGGTACGTCGGGACGATCCGGCACACCGGCCTGCTGTACACCGTGCCGCTGTCGCTGCGCCGGCGCGTGTCCGTCCGCGTGCGCAACTTCGAGACCAGCGAGCTGAAGGTCAACGACGCCGACGGCAACCCGATCAACATCGCGGCCATCGTCGTCTGGCAGGTCGCCGACACCGCCAAGGCGGTCTTCGGCGTCGAGGACTACCAGGACTTCGTGCGCGTCCAGTCGGAGTCCGCGCTGCGGCACATGGCCATGGCCCACCCCTACGACGAGCCCGAGGCCGGCGAGAGCTCGCTGCGCGGGGCCACCGACGTCGTCTCGGGAGAGATCGCGGCCGAGGTCGCCGCCCGCATCGGCCTCGCCGGCGTCGAGGTCATCGAGGCCCGCATCTCCAACCTCGCCTACGCCCCCGAGATCGCCCAAGCCATGCTGCAGCGCCAGCAGGCCGGGGCGATCATCGCCGCCCGGCACCGCATCGTCGAGGGCGCCGTCTCCATGGTCGAGGACGCCCTCGCACGCCTCGAACGCGACTCCGTCGTCACCCTCGACGACGAACGCCGGGCCACCATGGTGTCCAACCTGCTCGTCGTGCTGTGCGGCGACAGTCGCGTCAGCCCTGTCATCAACACGGGGTCGCTCTACCAGTGA
- a CDS encoding YwiC-like family protein, protein MARRRPGWVPHQHGAWAMLALPFAVGAWRGIAAHGPRPALVALLVTWFVGYFAYDAVGLWLKSRRKARYARPAQVYAVAAAATGLTTVALDARLLWWAPWFVPLLAVGLWASAHRSERTVLAGGALVAAASLMTLVAAAACLPPAAPAGWDASLVPVAGAAGFVLAYLFGTVLYVKSMIRERGVRSYAVASVAYHAVVCAVAGVSAVLHDLTWWWATALLAVLTVRAWAVLGRAVTPLALGLGEVAASAAVLAVAVALH, encoded by the coding sequence ATGGCACGACGACGACCCGGGTGGGTGCCACACCAGCACGGCGCGTGGGCCATGCTCGCGCTGCCGTTCGCCGTCGGCGCCTGGCGCGGCATCGCCGCCCACGGCCCGCGCCCCGCGCTGGTCGCGCTGCTGGTGACGTGGTTCGTCGGCTACTTCGCCTACGACGCCGTCGGGCTGTGGCTCAAGTCGCGGCGCAAGGCACGCTACGCGCGGCCCGCGCAGGTGTACGCCGTGGCGGCCGCGGCGACGGGCCTGACGACCGTCGCGCTCGACGCGCGCCTGCTGTGGTGGGCGCCCTGGTTCGTGCCCCTGCTCGCGGTGGGCCTGTGGGCGTCGGCGCACCGTTCGGAGCGGACGGTGCTGGCCGGCGGAGCGCTGGTCGCGGCAGCCTCGCTCATGACGCTCGTCGCCGCCGCGGCCTGCCTCCCGCCCGCCGCACCGGCCGGCTGGGACGCGTCGCTCGTGCCCGTGGCCGGCGCGGCGGGGTTCGTGCTGGCGTACCTGTTCGGCACCGTGCTGTACGTCAAGTCGATGATCCGCGAGCGCGGCGTGCGCTCCTACGCCGTCGCCTCGGTCGCCTACCACGCCGTGGTCTGCGCGGTGGCGGGCGTGTCGGCCGTGCTGCACGACCTGACGTGGTGGTGGGCGACGGCGCTGCTCGCGGTGCTGACGGTGCGCGCGTGGGCGGTGCTCGGCCGCGCCGTGACCCCGCTCGCGCTGGGCCTCGGCGAGGTCGCCGCGTCCGCGGCGGTGCTCGCGGTGGCCGTGGCGCTGCACTGA
- a CDS encoding YibE/F family protein yields the protein MTVTGPRDEVTGSFPIRAADGSESTLQSPDRWILIEPGDRVTALFVAQAGQSDPYVFIDFERKAPLGLLVAAFVAVVLAVARWRGLAALAGLAIAFAVVVGFTIPALLAAQNALLVALVTSSAVMFVVMFLAHGFSARTTTALLGTLVGLGLTSGIGVWAVGAARLTGATSEEAMWLPQIAPGVTLPQIALCGLVLAGMGVLNDVTITQASAVWELREAAPHTPRRVLFARAMRIGRDHIASTVYTMAFAYVGAALAVLMNLWLMDQPVLNAVGSGQIADEVVRTLVASIGLVLAIPITTAIAALVVPGHGAGEAGGVPAPREADLTGAPA from the coding sequence GTGACCGTCACCGGCCCGCGCGACGAGGTGACCGGGTCGTTCCCGATCCGCGCCGCGGACGGCAGCGAGTCGACCCTGCAGTCGCCCGACCGGTGGATCCTCATCGAGCCGGGGGACCGGGTGACGGCCCTGTTCGTCGCCCAGGCCGGCCAGAGCGACCCGTACGTGTTCATCGACTTCGAGCGCAAGGCGCCGCTCGGGCTGCTGGTCGCCGCGTTCGTCGCGGTCGTGCTCGCCGTCGCGCGATGGCGCGGCCTGGCCGCGCTCGCGGGCCTGGCAATCGCGTTCGCCGTCGTGGTGGGGTTCACGATCCCCGCGCTGCTCGCCGCGCAGAACGCCCTCCTCGTGGCGCTCGTGACGTCGTCGGCCGTCATGTTCGTCGTCATGTTCCTCGCGCACGGGTTCTCGGCACGCACGACGACGGCGCTGCTGGGCACGCTCGTCGGGCTCGGGCTCACCTCGGGCATCGGGGTGTGGGCGGTCGGTGCCGCCCGGCTGACCGGCGCGACCAGCGAGGAGGCCATGTGGCTGCCGCAGATCGCGCCCGGCGTGACGCTGCCGCAGATCGCGCTGTGCGGGCTCGTGCTGGCCGGCATGGGCGTGCTCAACGACGTGACCATCACGCAGGCGTCGGCCGTGTGGGAGCTGCGCGAGGCCGCGCCGCACACCCCGCGGCGGGTGCTGTTCGCCCGCGCGATGCGCATCGGCCGCGACCACATCGCCTCGACCGTCTACACCATGGCCTTCGCGTACGTGGGCGCGGCGCTCGCGGTGCTGATGAACCTGTGGCTCATGGACCAGCCGGTGCTCAACGCGGTCGGGTCGGGGCAGATCGCCGACGAGGTGGTGCGGACGCTCGTCGCCTCGATCGGCCTCGTGCTCGCCATCCCGATCACGACGGCGATCGCCGCGCTCGTCGTGCCGGGGCACGGGGCGGGGGAGGCGGGCGGCGTGCCGGCGCCGCGGGAGGCCGATCTCACCGGCGCACCCGCGTAG
- a CDS encoding ribosomal protein bL36: MKVRRSLRALKKVPGSKVVRRRGKLYVINKQNPRIKARQG; encoded by the coding sequence ATGAAGGTCCGTCGTTCGCTGCGCGCACTCAAGAAGGTGCCCGGCTCGAAGGTCGTGCGACGCCGCGGCAAGCTCTACGTCATCAACAAGCAGAACCCGCGGATCAAGGCCCGCCAGGGCTGA
- a CDS encoding DUF2510 domain-containing protein, translating into MTDAKPGWYDDGTGTQRWWDGQQWTDQTQQALPAEGLGGVIDRIQAEATSGARPRQAGAGMSYVVLQVILKEKMWGTGSGNLTELEQAINSQAALGYRLHTITTASSGSKGLGGGDRIQATLVFEKLV; encoded by the coding sequence ATGACCGATGCGAAGCCCGGCTGGTACGACGACGGGACCGGCACCCAGCGCTGGTGGGACGGGCAGCAGTGGACCGACCAGACGCAGCAGGCGCTACCCGCCGAGGGTCTCGGCGGGGTCATCGACCGGATCCAGGCGGAGGCCACCTCGGGCGCCCGCCCGCGGCAGGCGGGCGCCGGGATGAGCTACGTCGTCCTCCAGGTCATCCTCAAAGAGAAGATGTGGGGAACCGGCTCGGGCAACCTCACGGAGCTGGAGCAGGCGATCAACAGCCAGGCCGCGCTCGGGTACCGGTTGCACACGATCACCACCGCGTCGTCGGGCAGCAAGGGCCTCGGCGGCGGCGACCGGATCCAGGCGACGCTGGTCTTCGAGAAGCTCGTCTGA